The Deinococcus wulumuqiensis R12 genome has a window encoding:
- a CDS encoding dUTP diphosphatase — MIYSLNYGDMLKRQAEIQRLGRMPEPQPARIRVAKLAEVGELTQAAKPDWVWWSKSGAAKTVDPTEVLAEAADVMHFTLLETLHCGKPWPESHAHYGQFELENPEVDTPLPELLLALSATDHLVRTGSLLCAIIARYGFTPDDLARAYWEKTEVNLERWREADEA; from the coding sequence ATGATCTACTCACTCAACTACGGCGACATGCTCAAGCGGCAGGCGGAGATTCAGCGCCTCGGCAGGATGCCCGAACCGCAACCGGCGCGAATCAGAGTGGCGAAGTTGGCAGAAGTTGGCGAGCTGACACAGGCGGCAAAGCCCGATTGGGTGTGGTGGAGCAAGTCGGGCGCCGCAAAGACAGTGGACCCCACAGAGGTACTTGCGGAGGCCGCCGATGTAATGCACTTCACCCTGCTAGAAACGCTGCATTGCGGCAAGCCCTGGCCTGAATCGCACGCGCACTATGGGCAGTTTGAGCTTGAAAACCCCGAGGTTGACACCCCTTTACCTGAGCTTTTGCTCGCCCTGTCTGCCACAGACCACTTGGTGCGGACAGGCTCGCTTCTCTGTGCCATCATCGCCCGCTACGGCTTCACCCCTGACGACCTCGCCCGCGCCTACTGGGAGAAAACTGAGGTCAACCTTGAGCGTTGGAGGGAAGCCGATGAAGCCTAA
- a CDS encoding helix-turn-helix domain-containing protein — protein MGQLAELIKAKRYDLRLSQKAFGDRLGLQNGSSYISRIEKGLIVPSRVRLHEMEQAFSFFPGELEDAAFSDEQARNKAG, from the coding sequence ATGGGGCAACTAGCAGAACTCATTAAGGCAAAGCGCTATGACCTGCGCTTGTCCCAGAAGGCATTTGGAGACCGCCTGGGGCTGCAAAATGGCAGTTCCTATATTAGCCGGATTGAAAAGGGGTTAATCGTGCCCTCCCGCGTGCGACTGCACGAGATGGAGCAGGCATTCTCTTTTTTTCCCGGTGAGTTGGAGGATGCTGCATTCTCCGATGAACAGGCGAGAAACAAGGCCGGATAA
- a CDS encoding DUF1517 domain-containing protein: MSWNLRWVAVALLSLLPLVVVGLGFSDAPWLPEHLKTFLAPLRLLCLVLSPPSPGFLVWAFFCYWLFFSDLRSPGYALRIRLLIQAEGDPRETLNTAWLRDFDLHAARRQGKRDAAAEQAERDLLATRLREVSVRLLDARPWWTYGKAERVRLPYARAQAQYQRWYTLSQSQEHAPGALRQGEESLGVGYVAVTVMLYAYGNFKPPADAAHEIEAWLLGLTDTFLPFVGGVAVDWAPEYGPGVLSEEQATLLFPDLHKL, encoded by the coding sequence ATGTCGTGGAACCTGCGCTGGGTGGCGGTCGCCTTGCTTTCCCTGTTGCCCCTGGTCGTGGTCGGCCTCGGCTTTTCGGACGCCCCGTGGCTGCCGGAGCACCTGAAAACGTTCCTGGCCCCGCTGAGGCTGCTGTGCCTCGTGCTCTCGCCGCCTTCGCCGGGGTTTTTGGTGTGGGCCTTTTTCTGTTACTGGCTTTTTTTCAGCGACTTGCGTTCGCCCGGCTACGCGCTGCGAATTCGGCTGCTGATTCAGGCGGAGGGCGACCCCCGCGAGACACTGAACACCGCGTGGCTCAGGGACTTCGACCTGCACGCGGCCCGCCGCCAGGGAAAGCGGGACGCGGCGGCAGAACAGGCCGAGCGCGACCTGCTGGCGACCCGGCTGCGCGAGGTGTCGGTCCGGTTGCTGGACGCCCGGCCCTGGTGGACCTACGGCAAAGCCGAGCGGGTGCGCCTGCCCTATGCCCGTGCCCAGGCGCAATACCAGCGCTGGTACACGCTGTCGCAAAGTCAGGAACATGCCCCCGGAGCCTTGCGGCAGGGGGAAGAGTCACTGGGGGTGGGATACGTGGCGGTTACGGTGATGCTGTACGCCTACGGCAACTTCAAGCCCCCCGCCGACGCCGCACACGAAATCGAGGCGTGGCTGCTGGGTCTGACCGACACCTTCCTGCCCTTCGTGGGGGGAGTCGCGGTGGACTGGGCGCCCGAATACGGTCCCGGCGTTCTGAGCGAGGAGCAGGCCACCCTGCTGTTTCCCGACCTGCACAAGCTCTGA
- a CDS encoding bifunctional DNA primase/polymerase: protein MNHAYDAALMLRRANYYVGNLAFAITPVKYGEKNPVFGRGWNKRENLLTTTEQVSQWYAQAHNIGVHLGASGINSLDIDDMDLARAAFQEAGLSLDDILEQHPHVIQGAGYRLWFLAGEDDPIQSRRFLNVNDETAYEIRGGDGFQDVAPGSLHPNGYEYRWTKGAPRSRSDLPQTPAWLYALYEHLAERTDKPVTPAPKGERREYTGPSVIEAYNARYTVQEVLERSGYKRRGNRYLSPNSKTKLAGIEIYQDGSKSRAVSYHASDFWADKKGHDAFDLFTLLEHDGDFTRALSAARHELGMDTPAPQDTTSPEWTPEQVQAAWEVHSASVLERAANILGAQMHHRALQAVVDLLGWAYQSAAEGHLKQTPKGEWAVQVGGVKGFAALLGCHPSDLRARLDMLSDRGFLRTSRVNPSDPQSGVQILLPTDPLTLPFLAQQQEASKSPLRPRTREIKRDRTLSAPPIKSMAKAGGRIKKTPSLRALLRVALVLAQHPGLDLKALAGRLHMRRDTLRRKLSELDALGYLTTGGALRCTFAQFFADARAEGADAAFLRVSSVLESQKSYFERELLLSRLRGERVPLRLQRRLTRTVDRLDRLSNGEMPHMVLGVA, encoded by the coding sequence ATGAACCATGCATACGATGCCGCCCTGATGCTGCGGCGGGCCAATTACTACGTCGGCAACCTTGCTTTCGCCATCACGCCCGTCAAGTACGGCGAGAAAAACCCCGTTTTTGGCCGGGGCTGGAACAAGCGCGAGAACCTGCTCACCACCACCGAGCAGGTCTCGCAGTGGTACGCCCAGGCCCACAACATCGGGGTTCACCTGGGGGCCTCCGGCATCAACAGCCTAGACATTGACGACATGGACTTGGCCCGCGCTGCCTTCCAAGAAGCCGGGCTGAGTCTGGACGACATTCTTGAGCAGCATCCACACGTCATTCAGGGGGCGGGCTACCGCCTGTGGTTCCTGGCGGGGGAGGACGACCCCATTCAGTCCCGCCGCTTCCTGAACGTGAACGACGAAACGGCCTATGAGATTCGCGGCGGGGATGGGTTTCAGGACGTGGCGCCGGGCAGTTTGCACCCGAACGGCTACGAGTACCGCTGGACCAAAGGCGCCCCCCGAAGCCGCAGTGACCTTCCGCAGACCCCCGCGTGGCTGTACGCCCTTTATGAACACCTCGCTGAGCGCACGGACAAGCCCGTGACGCCCGCTCCGAAGGGAGAGCGGCGGGAGTACACCGGGCCGAGCGTCATTGAGGCGTACAACGCCCGCTACACGGTTCAGGAGGTCTTGGAGCGCAGCGGGTACAAGCGGCGCGGCAACCGCTACCTCAGCCCGAACAGCAAAACCAAGCTGGCGGGCATCGAGATTTATCAGGACGGGAGCAAGAGCCGGGCGGTCAGCTACCACGCCTCGGACTTCTGGGCAGACAAGAAGGGGCATGACGCCTTTGACCTCTTCACCTTGCTCGAACATGACGGGGACTTCACCCGCGCCCTGAGTGCCGCCCGGCATGAGTTGGGCATGGACACCCCGGCCCCGCAGGACACCACCTCGCCCGAATGGACCCCCGAGCAGGTTCAAGCGGCCTGGGAGGTTCACAGTGCATCGGTTCTGGAACGGGCCGCAAACATCCTCGGCGCCCAGATGCACCACCGGGCCTTGCAAGCGGTGGTGGACCTCTTGGGCTGGGCCTACCAGTCAGCAGCGGAAGGGCACCTGAAGCAAACGCCGAAAGGCGAATGGGCGGTACAGGTCGGAGGCGTCAAGGGCTTTGCCGCGCTGCTGGGCTGCCACCCCTCCGACCTCCGAGCGCGGCTGGACATGCTGAGTGACCGGGGCTTCCTTCGCACCTCCCGCGTCAACCCGAGTGACCCCCAGTCGGGCGTGCAGATTCTGTTGCCCACCGACCCGCTGACCCTCCCCTTTCTTGCCCAGCAACAGGAGGCATCCAAAAGCCCTTTGAGGCCCCGGACCCGCGAGATCAAGCGGGACAGAACGTTATCCGCCCCCCCTATAAAGAGCATGGCTAAAGCCGGGGGGCGGATAAAGAAAACACCGTCCCTGCGGGCACTTTTGCGGGTGGCCCTGGTCCTGGCCCAGCACCCCGGCCTGGACCTGAAAGCCCTGGCGGGGCGACTGCACATGAGGCGCGACACCCTGCGCCGCAAGCTGTCTGAACTGGACGCCCTGGGCTACCTGACGACGGGCGGCGCCCTGCGCTGCACCTTCGCTCAGTTCTTTGCCGACGCTCGGGCCGAGGGTGCCGACGCCGCCTTCCTGCGGGTGTCCTCGGTGCTGGAGAGTCAGAAGTCCTACTTTGAGCGCGAGTTGCTTCTGTCCCGCCTGCGCGGGGAGCGGGTGCCCCTGCGCCTCCAACGCCGCCTGACACGAACAGTGGACCGCCTGGACCGCTTGTCGAACGGCGAGATGCCTCACATGGTTCTGGGGGTGGCCTGA
- a CDS encoding transposase — protein sequence MGLMAILQHVLSAVPLRKTQRNFLTVLLSVFLAVPGRLNVLNLSRYAACSESTIRRWLHRSDPGAIPWGAVHRATVSTAIESGLISPLCVLAIDASFHRKSGQHTAHLGSFWNGCAARTERGIEQSCCALIDVQHRQAFTVDVRQTRTGSEAPSRLEQAADQLDDVLLDLRTVPRLDLAAVVADGNYAKESMVETVTGHGLPFISRFPRNANLKYLYTGEHPRRRGRPKKFDGKVDFSDLQRFDLVSETSTERVWTQVVWSVQWAREVRAVVIQQVGKKGQVTGYAVLFSTAVTMPAHEIMALYRSRFEIELIFRDAKQFLGSQDVQLRSQQGIEAHWNVVLLTLNLCRLEVLRAAGGGQDLVFSLEDMKRRAYNALLAQVILSKLDLSARFEELEHLPSSPLNFGLKAA from the coding sequence ATGGGTCTGATGGCCATCCTACAGCACGTTCTCAGCGCGGTCCCGCTGCGCAAGACGCAGCGGAATTTTCTGACCGTGCTGCTTAGCGTATTTCTCGCTGTTCCTGGACGGCTGAACGTCCTGAACCTCTCCCGATATGCGGCCTGCTCGGAGAGTACGATCCGTCGTTGGCTGCACCGAAGTGACCCCGGGGCCATTCCCTGGGGCGCAGTACACCGGGCGACTGTGAGCACGGCGATTGAGAGTGGGCTGATCAGCCCACTGTGCGTTCTGGCCATCGACGCCTCTTTTCACCGCAAATCTGGTCAGCACACCGCACACCTCGGCTCGTTCTGGAATGGCTGTGCCGCACGGACCGAACGTGGGATCGAGCAATCCTGCTGTGCCCTGATTGACGTCCAGCACCGACAGGCATTTACGGTCGATGTCCGTCAGACCCGGACCGGGTCTGAGGCCCCGAGTCGTCTGGAACAGGCCGCTGACCAGCTGGATGACGTGTTGCTCGATCTCCGGACTGTTCCACGGCTTGATCTGGCCGCTGTGGTTGCGGATGGGAACTATGCGAAAGAATCCATGGTGGAGACCGTGACCGGTCACGGTCTCCCATTCATCTCCAGATTTCCTCGCAACGCCAACCTCAAGTATCTCTATACCGGCGAGCATCCCAGACGACGCGGACGGCCAAAAAAGTTCGACGGCAAGGTGGATTTCAGCGACTTGCAGCGCTTTGACCTCGTTTCTGAAACGTCGACCGAGCGGGTGTGGACTCAGGTGGTCTGGAGCGTGCAGTGGGCGCGAGAAGTGCGTGCAGTCGTCATCCAGCAGGTCGGTAAAAAGGGTCAAGTGACGGGTTACGCGGTGCTGTTCAGCACCGCTGTGACGATGCCCGCTCATGAGATCATGGCGCTGTACCGGAGCCGTTTCGAGATTGAACTGATCTTCCGGGATGCCAAGCAGTTCCTGGGGAGCCAGGATGTGCAACTGCGCTCACAGCAGGGCATTGAAGCGCATTGGAATGTGGTGCTGCTGACCCTGAATCTTTGTCGGCTGGAGGTCCTGCGGGCGGCCGGTGGCGGGCAGGATCTGGTGTTCAGTCTCGAAGACATGAAACGCAGGGCGTATAACGCCCTGCTGGCCCAAGTGATTTTGTCCAAGTTGGATCTCTCGGCCCGCTTTGAAGAATTAGAACATCTGCCGTCCAGTCCGCTAAATTTCGGCCTCAAAGCCGCCTAA
- a CDS encoding DEAD/DEAH box helicase — protein sequence MTDFTLRPYQEAAINGVQAEFKRGRKQVMLSMPTGAGKTLTASEMLGRSHAKGKTMLWLTDREELADQASDAFDRVGIPHSYIMAGESADRLGRAFVGTIQSFLAWRRKDATGESRKWTPEKVDFIVIDEAHRTQSRSFQLMLAEYPDAFVLGLSATPMRGDGQGLGKTYRSLVVPVTMRELLDEGVLVTPRYFVPPQAEYTKLQRIKTGDFSSAELSAWAEANPQLVGDAVENFARICPSDRFLAFPPDIKTSLALRDRMNAAGFSCIHIDGNTPKPERRRLMQAFRDGEYQGMTSVNIAIEGLDVPDVVTAINMRPTKSERIWVQMVGRVLRSAPGKTFGRILDHAGGLAMFGPAEDFVPPELHSKEGKKSEGSKSRKKPKDEKKQFPCEGLLPTGDACCAVLIGTHVCPECGHEHHFEQAPDHASFIPGELEELTAEGQQQHAYDLNERKRWYAEFLGYCQNRGKSPGAAYYLYLEKFKEKPPYAWREFNPKAPSSEVLAYCKSRAIAYAKGMQKRQSRAA from the coding sequence ATGACCGACTTCACCCTGCGCCCCTATCAGGAGGCGGCCATCAACGGCGTACAGGCAGAGTTCAAGCGGGGCCGGAAACAGGTCATGCTGTCCATGCCCACCGGGGCGGGCAAAACCTTGACCGCTTCGGAGATGCTTGGCCGCAGCCACGCCAAAGGCAAGACGATGCTGTGGCTGACGGACCGTGAGGAACTGGCAGACCAAGCCTCCGATGCCTTTGACCGCGTGGGCATTCCCCACAGCTACATCATGGCCGGAGAGTCGGCAGACCGCTTGGGCCGGGCTTTCGTCGGCACCATTCAGAGCTTCCTTGCTTGGCGCCGCAAGGATGCCACTGGGGAATCCCGCAAATGGACGCCTGAGAAGGTGGACTTCATCGTGATTGACGAGGCCCACCGCACCCAGTCGCGCAGCTTTCAACTGATGCTCGCGGAGTACCCGGACGCCTTTGTCCTGGGGCTGTCCGCCACCCCCATGCGCGGGGACGGGCAGGGCCTGGGCAAGACGTACCGGAGCCTCGTGGTGCCCGTGACCATGCGGGAGCTGCTCGATGAGGGCGTTCTGGTCACGCCCCGGTACTTTGTGCCCCCACAGGCGGAGTACACCAAGCTCCAGCGCATCAAGACGGGCGACTTCAGCAGCGCCGAGCTGAGCGCCTGGGCAGAAGCCAATCCGCAACTCGTGGGCGACGCGGTAGAGAATTTCGCCCGCATCTGCCCGTCTGACCGCTTCCTGGCCTTTCCGCCCGACATCAAGACCTCGCTGGCGCTGCGGGACCGCATGAACGCGGCGGGGTTTTCCTGCATTCACATTGACGGCAACACGCCCAAGCCAGAGCGCCGCCGCCTGATGCAAGCCTTCAGGGACGGTGAGTATCAGGGCATGACCTCAGTCAATATCGCCATTGAGGGGCTGGACGTGCCGGACGTGGTGACGGCCATCAACATGCGCCCCACCAAATCCGAGCGTATCTGGGTTCAGATGGTGGGCCGCGTGCTGAGAAGCGCCCCCGGCAAGACGTTTGGGCGCATCCTTGACCACGCGGGCGGGCTAGCCATGTTCGGTCCTGCGGAGGACTTCGTGCCCCCTGAGCTGCACAGCAAGGAAGGCAAAAAATCCGAGGGCAGCAAGAGCCGCAAGAAGCCCAAAGATGAAAAAAAGCAGTTCCCCTGCGAGGGGCTGTTGCCCACCGGAGACGCTTGTTGCGCCGTTCTCATCGGGACGCACGTCTGCCCCGAGTGCGGCCATGAGCATCACTTTGAGCAGGCCCCGGACCACGCCTCATTCATTCCGGGCGAGTTGGAGGAACTGACGGCAGAGGGGCAGCAGCAACACGCCTATGACCTGAACGAGCGCAAACGGTGGTACGCCGAGTTCCTGGGCTACTGCCAGAACCGGGGCAAGTCGCCCGGTGCGGCCTACTACCTCTATCTCGAAAAGTTCAAGGAAAAGCCGCCCTACGCTTGGCGCGAGTTCAACCCCAAAGCCCCCTCATCGGAGGTGCTGGCCTACTGCAAAAGCCGGGCCATCGCCTACGCAAAGGGGATGCAAAAGCGCCAGTCGCGGGCTGCCTAA
- a CDS encoding helix-turn-helix domain-containing protein: MTDFPDMLSAAAAGVLLRERREDLGITQEQLAEAIGTDKSYISKLEGGVYNVGRSKYFPAVARTLRLSEADIRAINPSAVFDAPARSTRPLSAAAQGYRIPKAPRPIPEALREAAEIYGDLPAFAGLRERRWQEFMTNVSRHRTPSNPDEWMQEFAALKKMGYDPQDSDE; this comes from the coding sequence GTGACCGACTTTCCAGACATGCTTTCTGCCGCTGCCGCTGGGGTACTTCTCCGCGAACGCCGTGAAGACCTGGGAATCACGCAGGAGCAACTTGCTGAAGCCATCGGGACCGACAAGTCCTATATCAGCAAGTTGGAGGGCGGGGTCTACAATGTGGGCCGCAGCAAATATTTCCCGGCGGTGGCACGCACGCTCCGCCTGTCGGAAGCTGACATTCGGGCCATCAACCCCAGCGCTGTCTTCGATGCTCCAGCCCGCTCCACCCGCCCCCTCTCTGCCGCCGCCCAGGGCTACCGCATTCCGAAGGCCCCTCGCCCGATTCCCGAGGCGCTGCGGGAAGCGGCAGAGATTTACGGCGACCTGCCCGCCTTTGCTGGCCTGAGAGAGCGGCGCTGGCAGGAGTTCATGACCAATGTCAGCCGCCACCGCACGCCGAGCAACCCCGATGAATGGATGCAGGAGTTCGCCGCGTTGAAAAAGATGGGCTATGACCCCCAGGACAGTGACGAGTGA
- a CDS encoding DNA-methyltransferase, producing MKRFPDGHFDSVIVDPPYGTTALDFDQTPIDWAAWWAEVHRVTKETAVIVCFAADLFTVDLIQSNRKNYRYRLVWEKTMPTGFLDANRRPLRAHEDILIFARRFKGSTYNPQKTAGEPYGKPVRSSANHYSASQNILSENPTGERHPTTVLKCANPNNSTEHPTQKPEDLLMWLVSSYSLPGDKILDPFMGSGTTGAAALKLGRQFVGIELDEKYYHVAKRRIEAAHAQPALLGVS from the coding sequence ATGAAGCGCTTTCCTGACGGTCACTTTGATTCCGTCATTGTGGACCCGCCCTACGGCACCACCGCGCTTGACTTCGACCAGACGCCGATTGACTGGGCGGCATGGTGGGCTGAGGTTCACCGCGTCACCAAAGAAACCGCCGTCATCGTGTGCTTTGCCGCCGACCTGTTCACGGTGGACCTGATTCAGAGCAACCGCAAAAACTACCGTTACCGGCTGGTGTGGGAAAAGACCATGCCCACCGGGTTTCTGGACGCCAACCGCAGGCCGCTGCGGGCGCATGAGGACATCCTGATTTTTGCGCGGCGGTTCAAGGGCAGCACGTACAACCCGCAGAAGACGGCGGGGGAGCCATACGGGAAGCCGGTTCGTAGCAGCGCCAATCATTACAGCGCCTCCCAAAACATCCTCTCCGAAAATCCGACAGGCGAGCGCCACCCGACCACCGTTCTCAAGTGCGCCAATCCCAATAACAGCACCGAACACCCCACCCAGAAACCCGAGGATTTACTTATGTGGCTGGTCAGTTCCTACAGCCTGCCGGGTGACAAAATCCTCGACCCGTTTATGGGGAGCGGGACAACAGGGGCCGCCGCCCTCAAGCTGGGGCGTCAGTTCGTGGGGATTGAGTTGGACGAAAAGTATTACCACGTTGCCAAGCGGCGTATCGAAGCGGCACACGCCCAGCCCGCCCTGCTAGGAGTCTCATGA
- a CDS encoding single-stranded DNA-binding protein, with the protein MNQLHLTGPLGQRISVECTDYADSLSKMREWGAKGFVSGEIPAGGYQLPYSMADTFDWALIGARKWTTPEGEDVVLHGGKSYKRRDLEANPRKSMPAVIKYSRGAKSSDPEHLKEGEDGGFQYVTLAVFRGDRQSIPDYEVPAQRRQPQQRAQSHQEPPTLQGIGEERASRLETACAGLLAATKFEGRSILDIARRVLKLPELVTLADLTEQQGKDLHTRCKAEADKNAA; encoded by the coding sequence ATGAACCAGTTGCACCTGACCGGCCCGCTCGGGCAGCGAATCAGCGTGGAGTGCACCGACTACGCTGACAGTCTCAGCAAGATGCGCGAATGGGGCGCCAAAGGGTTTGTCAGCGGCGAGATTCCCGCTGGTGGCTACCAACTGCCCTACAGCATGGCAGACACCTTCGATTGGGCGCTTATCGGGGCGCGGAAGTGGACGACGCCGGAGGGTGAGGACGTGGTGCTACATGGGGGCAAGTCCTACAAGCGCCGCGACCTGGAAGCCAACCCGAGAAAGAGCATGCCCGCCGTCATCAAGTACAGCCGGGGGGCCAAGAGCAGCGACCCGGAACACCTGAAGGAAGGCGAGGACGGCGGCTTTCAGTACGTCACCCTCGCCGTGTTCCGGGGAGACCGCCAGAGCATCCCCGACTACGAGGTGCCCGCCCAGCGGCGGCAGCCCCAGCAACGGGCACAGAGCCATCAGGAGCCGCCGACCCTCCAGGGCATCGGTGAGGAGCGGGCCTCGAGGCTGGAAACCGCCTGCGCGGGCCTGCTGGCGGCAACCAAGTTTGAGGGCCGCAGCATCCTCGACATTGCACGGCGCGTCCTGAAGCTGCCTGAGCTGGTGACGTTGGCCGACCTGACCGAGCAGCAGGGCAAAGACCTGCACACCCGGTGCAAGGCAGAGGCCGACAAGAACGCCGCCTGA
- a CDS encoding recombinase family protein has protein sequence MTVRAYIRVSGRHQVDGFSLGAQQAKCQAWATYQGLGDVVVYEDAGLSGRGDNRPGLQALLLDLVPGDVVVILSITRLARGGAVQLLTLVNSIREKGARLVFLSENIDTDNYTGRLMLTTFAGFAEMEVEQTRDRAMMGKTQAAQQGLYPHNPHNLRMGWATDEEGRIVEDEHAETVRRIIRQGRASYRQTADLLNREGVPTRNGLIGRWDVYQVQRIVTHAGYWTGEVIFRESSGGEQIVIPAPPLVSREEWEAAQRPRSANSVFRRPDLYPLTGHLSCACGHGLAGQRKDSQRGRKRFYEYYFCSPLRRGTATCPAWQKRSPCFPVAPLHQHARHVLAEAVANPTDPLKLALAWQGELPPDPHAKERADIAQRLDALLDLYLDNMVDRAIYAQRRQTFERRLEELAPPAPVAPVAMPARPDLAAAILASTNEEFAALLDLLEVRFVQCERDRVELQSYTPLG, from the coding sequence GTGACCGTCCGCGCGTACATCAGAGTTTCTGGGCGGCATCAGGTGGACGGCTTTTCGCTGGGCGCACAGCAGGCCAAATGTCAGGCGTGGGCGACCTATCAGGGGCTGGGCGACGTGGTGGTCTACGAAGACGCGGGCCTCAGCGGGCGCGGCGACAACCGCCCCGGCCTCCAAGCGCTGCTGCTTGACCTCGTGCCGGGCGACGTGGTGGTCATCCTCTCGATTACGCGACTGGCACGCGGCGGGGCCGTGCAACTCCTGACGCTGGTCAACAGCATCCGCGAAAAAGGCGCCCGGCTGGTGTTTCTGAGCGAGAACATCGACACCGACAACTACACCGGACGCCTGATGCTCACGACATTTGCGGGCTTTGCCGAGATGGAGGTGGAACAGACCCGTGACCGGGCCATGATGGGCAAGACGCAGGCGGCGCAGCAGGGCCTGTACCCGCACAACCCCCACAACCTGCGGATGGGCTGGGCGACTGACGAGGAGGGCCGAATCGTCGAGGATGAGCACGCCGAGACGGTGCGGCGCATCATTCGCCAGGGCCGGGCCTCCTACCGTCAAACGGCGGACCTGCTCAACCGCGAAGGCGTCCCGACCCGCAACGGCCTGATTGGGCGCTGGGATGTCTACCAAGTGCAGCGCATCGTGACCCACGCCGGATACTGGACCGGCGAGGTGATTTTCCGGGAGAGTTCCGGGGGGGAGCAGATCGTCATTCCGGCCCCGCCGCTGGTGTCGCGGGAGGAGTGGGAGGCCGCGCAACGCCCCCGTTCGGCCAACTCCGTTTTTCGGCGGCCCGACCTCTACCCGCTGACGGGCCACCTATCCTGCGCCTGCGGGCATGGCCTCGCCGGGCAGCGCAAGGACTCCCAGCGGGGCCGGAAGCGGTTTTACGAGTACTACTTTTGCTCTCCCCTGCGGCGCGGCACGGCCACCTGCCCGGCGTGGCAGAAGCGCTCCCCCTGCTTTCCCGTCGCCCCCCTCCACCAACACGCCAGACATGTCCTGGCCGAAGCTGTGGCAAACCCCACCGACCCTCTCAAGCTCGCGCTGGCGTGGCAGGGGGAGTTGCCGCCTGACCCGCACGCGAAAGAGCGGGCAGACATCGCGCAGCGCCTCGACGCCCTGCTGGACCTCTATCTGGACAACATGGTGGACAGGGCCATCTACGCCCAGCGCCGCCAGACCTTTGAGCGCCGCCTGGAGGAGCTGGCTCCCCCGGCCCCGGTTGCCCCGGTGGCCATGCCCGCCCGCCCTGACCTCGCGGCAGCCATCCTCGCGTCCACGAATGAGGAGTTTGCGGCCCTGCTCGATTTGCTGGAGGTCCGCTTTGTTCAGTGCGAACGGGACCGTGTGGAACTGCAAAGCTATACGCCCCTGGGGTGA
- a CDS encoding HNH endonuclease, with translation MARRLPPSDWPPPPREAPRCALCGRETPVLTEHHLIPRSQGRRRGVPIHELPTAALCPACHKFLHRTFTNAELAGEYASLGALLENADVQRFLNWLRKQPATKGVRVR, from the coding sequence ATGGCCCGGCGCCTGCCCCCCTCCGACTGGCCGCCGCCCCCGCGCGAGGCGCCGCGCTGCGCCCTGTGTGGGCGCGAAACGCCGGTGCTGACCGAGCACCACCTGATTCCCAGATCGCAGGGTCGGCGGCGCGGCGTGCCCATCCACGAGCTTCCGACGGCGGCGCTGTGCCCGGCCTGTCACAAGTTCCTGCACCGGACTTTTACCAACGCCGAACTGGCGGGCGAGTACGCCAGTCTGGGCGCCCTGCTGGAAAACGCGGACGTGCAGCGGTTTCTGAACTGGCTGCGCAAACAGCCCGCGACGAAGGGGGTGCGGGTGCGCTAA